Proteins from one Vulgatibacter sp. genomic window:
- a CDS encoding MnhB domain-containing protein codes for MRELLPVLPIAGLGLGLLAEGRRAGVAPLPPLIAPALEASGVSNPVTAVLLNFRAWDTLLELAVLLLALAASWTLGVPERSLPGPAEPLVDVLARVLLPPLLVTALYLLWIGSKAPGGAFQAGATLAGGAVLLFLARQLPWLPGESGPLRAGIAAGPAIFLLVGCVTGLQTPLLTYRGGAAFASILGIEVAATVSIAAILAALFARSPR; via the coding sequence GTGCGTGAGCTGCTGCCGGTGCTGCCCATCGCCGGGCTGGGCCTCGGCCTCCTCGCGGAAGGGCGCAGGGCCGGCGTGGCGCCGCTGCCCCCGCTGATCGCCCCGGCCCTGGAGGCGAGCGGCGTCTCCAACCCGGTCACCGCCGTCCTCCTCAACTTTCGAGCGTGGGACACGCTGCTCGAGCTGGCGGTGCTCCTCCTCGCGCTCGCCGCCTCGTGGACCCTCGGCGTGCCGGAGCGGAGCCTCCCCGGCCCCGCCGAGCCGCTGGTGGACGTGCTCGCCCGCGTGCTCCTCCCGCCGCTGCTGGTGACGGCGCTCTACCTGCTCTGGATCGGCAGCAAGGCCCCGGGCGGCGCCTTCCAGGCAGGCGCCACCCTCGCCGGCGGCGCGGTGCTCCTCTTCCTCGCGCGGCAGCTGCCGTGGCTGCCGGGAGAGAGCGGGCCGCTGCGGGCGGGCATCGCCGCCGGCCCCGCGATCTTCCTGCTGGTGGGCTGCGTCACCGGCTTGCAGACGCCCCTCCTCACCTACCGCGGCGGCGCGGCCTTCGCCTCGATCCTGGGCATCGAGGTGGCGGCGACCGTCTCGATCGCGGCGATCCTCGCGGCGCTCTTCGCCAGGAGCCCGCGATGA
- a CDS encoding sodium:proton antiporter has translation MTPPALYWITATLLVAIGLHGLLVRRHLFRKILALNVLGNGIFALLVATAARSVPPDPVPHAMVLTGIVVAVSTTAFALALLGRLRRETGTNALPEEAPDQR, from the coding sequence ATGACGCCCCCCGCGCTCTACTGGATCACGGCGACGCTCCTGGTGGCGATCGGGCTGCACGGCCTCCTCGTCCGCCGCCACCTCTTCCGCAAGATCCTCGCGCTCAACGTGCTCGGCAACGGGATCTTCGCGCTGCTCGTCGCCACCGCGGCGCGGAGCGTGCCGCCGGATCCGGTGCCCCACGCGATGGTCCTCACCGGCATCGTGGTGGCGGTGAGCACCACCGCCTTCGCCCTGGCGCTCCTCGGCAGGCTGCGCCGCGAGACCGGCACCAACGCGCTGCCCGAGGAGGCGCCGGACCAGCGATGA
- a CDS encoding TrmH family RNA methyltransferase, which produces MRPADLLTDERLARIERVVAGRTRSLTVVLEEVHDPHNHSAVLRTAECFGVQDVHVVEGPRSPFHTAKLVARGADKWVDVHRSRDVVATIRRLQGEGFRVLASRLDGASTPLHDLPHGEKLALVFGNESVGVSPEAIAACDGSFVVPMFGFTQSLNISVAVAVSLSWLTLHRAREKGGLPGDLPAAEARELEERFSFQAVRQRRRIFGHKKPPPELLAQLRGEEEDG; this is translated from the coding sequence GTGCGCCCGGCGGATCTGCTCACCGACGAGCGGCTCGCCCGCATCGAGCGGGTGGTGGCAGGCAGGACGCGCTCCCTCACGGTGGTCCTCGAAGAGGTCCACGATCCGCACAACCACTCGGCGGTCCTCCGCACCGCCGAGTGTTTCGGCGTCCAGGACGTGCACGTCGTGGAGGGGCCGCGCAGCCCCTTCCACACCGCCAAGCTGGTGGCCCGCGGCGCCGACAAATGGGTCGACGTGCACCGCTCGCGGGACGTGGTCGCCACCATCCGCAGGTTGCAGGGCGAGGGCTTCCGGGTCCTCGCCTCGCGCCTCGACGGCGCTTCGACGCCCCTCCACGATCTGCCCCACGGCGAGAAGCTCGCCCTCGTCTTCGGCAACGAGAGCGTCGGCGTCTCCCCCGAGGCGATCGCCGCCTGCGACGGCTCCTTCGTGGTGCCGATGTTCGGCTTCACCCAGAGCTTGAACATCTCGGTGGCGGTGGCCGTCTCCCTCTCGTGGCTCACGCTCCACCGCGCCCGGGAGAAGGGCGGCCTGCCGGGCGATCTCCCGGCAGCGGAAGCAAGGGAGCTCGAAGAGCGTTTCTCGTTCCAGGCCGTGCGCCAGCGCCGGCGCATCTTCGGCCACAAGAAGCCGCCCCCTGAGCTGCTCGCGCAGCTGCGGGGGGAGGAGGAAGACGGATGA
- a CDS encoding Na+/H+ antiporter subunit E: protein MAYGVSLLVRVCAAGMLWASLAGTGDPATIGAGAVAVALAVGASLRLLPPRGRLLRPGPLLRLTLLFLSRSLVASFDVAFRALRPGPPVAPGLAAVPVALPTATQRALLRTFVSLVPGTLGIRDEGERLVLHLLDGSDAGAAAARAEVQRIEILIAAAAGGGR from the coding sequence GTGGCGTACGGCGTTTCGCTGCTCGTGCGGGTTTGCGCGGCGGGCATGCTCTGGGCTTCGCTCGCCGGGACGGGCGATCCTGCGACGATCGGCGCCGGCGCGGTGGCGGTGGCGCTCGCGGTGGGGGCGAGCCTGCGCCTGCTGCCGCCCCGCGGAAGGCTCCTGCGCCCGGGACCCCTCCTCCGCCTGACCCTCCTCTTCCTCTCCCGCAGCCTCGTCGCTTCCTTCGACGTCGCGTTCCGGGCGCTGCGCCCGGGGCCTCCCGTCGCCCCCGGACTGGCGGCGGTGCCGGTCGCGCTGCCCACCGCGACGCAGCGGGCGCTGCTGCGCACCTTCGTCAGCCTCGTCCCCGGCACCCTGGGCATCCGCGACGAGGGGGAGCGCCTCGTGCTCCACCTCCTCGACGGCAGCGACGCCGGCGCTGCAGCGGCGCGGGCCGAGGTGCAGCGGATCGAGATCCTGATCGCCGCGGCGGCGGGAGGCGGCAGGTGA
- a CDS encoding proton-conducting transporter membrane subunit has product MSAFAAFLPPLLVLLLAAPPTGRRLIPLATVLAPVPALLLALGLVEAPPAVVDGFLLDARLGLDGIGGPFLLATSLLYLFAAVHALGYLRNDPRRLRFGCFFLVAMAGNLALPLALDAASFYLAYAVMGFSTWALVDHVGGAAGRHAGRVYLVWMLVGEVLVLAGLVAGSAVAGGAIELGAIAAAVRAHPWIAALLVLGFGVKAGLPGLHVWLPPAHSIAPAPASAVLSGAMLKVAVLGWLRLLPGAVDAAAVLVVVGLVGAFAGALLGLCQRAPKAILAYSSVSQMGFVSCAAGLALGTGAADRATAAVALYVVHHALAKAGLFLGTTVALGTARRPLALGLLLFLALALAGAPLTGGALAKAAVKDGAPEAVALAFSVAALGSTALLARYLLVVRRAERHGGAPATCWLAFGACTLLAPLVPWLLAAPAVREKVLATGGLWTAAWPVLLGVALVAAALVLRVRAPLLPLGDLLGPMERIAALAAGWGGAALAASTAAWRRIARVAAGLRLPDPAPAERRLAAWQSLGSAFVLLAILLWWAFA; this is encoded by the coding sequence GTGAGCGCCTTCGCCGCTTTCCTGCCACCGCTTCTCGTGCTCCTCCTCGCCGCCCCGCCCACCGGACGGCGCCTGATCCCGCTCGCCACCGTCCTCGCCCCGGTGCCGGCGCTCCTCCTCGCGCTGGGTCTCGTCGAGGCGCCACCGGCGGTGGTGGACGGATTTCTCCTCGACGCCCGGCTCGGCCTCGACGGGATCGGCGGCCCCTTCCTCCTCGCCACCTCGCTGCTCTACCTGTTCGCCGCGGTGCACGCCCTGGGCTACCTGCGAAACGATCCGCGTCGGCTCCGCTTCGGCTGCTTCTTCCTCGTGGCGATGGCGGGCAACCTCGCGCTGCCCCTGGCCCTCGACGCAGCGAGCTTCTACCTGGCCTACGCGGTGATGGGCTTTTCCACCTGGGCGCTCGTCGATCACGTGGGCGGCGCGGCGGGGCGCCACGCAGGCCGCGTCTACCTGGTGTGGATGCTGGTCGGCGAGGTGCTGGTCCTCGCCGGCCTCGTCGCCGGCAGCGCCGTTGCCGGTGGCGCGATCGAGCTCGGGGCGATCGCCGCCGCCGTCCGCGCGCACCCCTGGATCGCTGCGCTCCTCGTCCTCGGCTTCGGGGTGAAGGCAGGCCTCCCCGGCCTCCACGTCTGGCTCCCGCCCGCCCACTCGATCGCGCCGGCGCCGGCGAGCGCGGTCTTGAGCGGCGCGATGCTCAAGGTGGCGGTGCTCGGCTGGCTGCGCCTCCTGCCCGGCGCCGTCGACGCAGCGGCGGTCCTCGTGGTGGTGGGGCTGGTCGGCGCCTTCGCCGGCGCGCTCCTCGGCCTCTGCCAGCGGGCGCCCAAGGCGATCCTCGCCTACTCGAGCGTGAGCCAGATGGGCTTCGTCTCCTGCGCCGCCGGCCTCGCCCTGGGCACAGGCGCCGCAGACAGGGCCACTGCCGCGGTGGCGCTCTACGTCGTCCACCACGCCCTGGCGAAAGCCGGCCTCTTCCTCGGCACCACGGTGGCGCTCGGCACCGCGCGCCGCCCCCTGGCGCTCGGCCTCCTCCTCTTCCTCGCCCTCGCGCTGGCGGGCGCGCCCCTCACCGGCGGCGCCCTCGCCAAGGCGGCGGTGAAGGATGGCGCGCCCGAAGCGGTGGCGCTCGCCTTCTCGGTCGCGGCGCTGGGGAGCACCGCGCTCCTCGCCCGCTACCTGCTGGTGGTGCGGCGGGCGGAGCGCCACGGCGGCGCACCGGCGACGTGCTGGCTCGCCTTCGGCGCCTGCACGCTCCTCGCGCCGCTGGTGCCCTGGCTCCTGGCAGCGCCGGCGGTGCGGGAGAAGGTGCTCGCAACCGGAGGATTGTGGACCGCCGCCTGGCCCGTGCTCCTGGGCGTCGCCCTCGTCGCTGCCGCCCTCGTGCTGCGGGTGCGGGCGCCCCTGCTTCCCCTCGGCGATCTGCTCGGGCCCATGGAGCGAATCGCCGCCCTCGCGGCGGGGTGGGGCGGGGCGGCGCTCGCTGCCAGCACCGCCGCCTGGCGCCGGATCGCGCGGGTGGCGGCAGGGCTGCGCCTTCCCGATCCCGCACCGGCCGAGCGGCGCCTCGCTGCCTGGCAGAGCCTCGGCAGCGCCTTCGTGCTGCTCGCGATCCTCCTCTGGTGGGCGTTCGCCTGA
- the rpmA gene encoding 50S ribosomal protein L27, with protein sequence MAHKKGQGSSRNGRDSNAQRRGVKKFGGERVVPGNIIVRQLGTKIHPGDGVGMGRDYTLFALVPGVVTFVRYGKDRKKATIVQA encoded by the coding sequence ATGGCTCATAAAAAGGGGCAGGGCTCGTCTCGCAACGGGCGCGATTCCAACGCGCAGCGGCGTGGCGTGAAGAAGTTCGGTGGCGAGCGCGTCGTGCCCGGCAACATCATCGTGCGGCAGCTCGGCACGAAGATCCACCCGGGTGACGGCGTCGGCATGGGCCGCGACTACACCCTCTTCGCGCTCGTTCCGGGCGTCGTGACCTTCGTGCGCTACGGCAAGGATCGCAAGAAGGCCACGATCGTCCAGGCCTGA
- a CDS encoding complex I subunit 5 family protein: protein MSDALWIAGPILWPLAAALLAFVLRGRAAAWIGLVAGVGALACAIALLLRVDAAGAFRYAFGGWGAPLGIELAVDGTAAVLASSFALASVGIGVHALGYFHGSARDAFWPLWLLVQTALATLVLTADLFNAYVAFEILGLAAVALVALGHGAAATTAAMRYLLVGLLGSLGYLAGIALLYARVGVLDLTAAAAGVAVPPLALGLAVAGLALKSALFPAHGWLPPAHGSAPAPASAALSALVVKGSFVVALRLFGTLAPASGAAQVVAALGGAAVLWGSWQALLQQRLKQVVAYSTVAQLGYLFLAFGLAGRQALAGAVALAASHACAKAALFLAAGNLQKAFGDDRLDRLAGASALSPASVFALAAGGVSIVGLPPSGGFVGKWLLLEAALAQGVWPVAVVLLVGGLLAAGYLVRVLAHLVPAGAPPLHHVPRSMELAALGLALAAIAFGFTAALPLRLVIGEAP, encoded by the coding sequence ATGAGCGACGCGCTCTGGATCGCCGGGCCCATCCTCTGGCCCCTCGCCGCAGCGCTCCTCGCCTTCGTCCTCCGCGGGCGTGCCGCTGCGTGGATCGGCCTCGTCGCAGGCGTCGGCGCGCTGGCCTGCGCCATCGCCCTGCTGCTGCGGGTGGATGCCGCAGGCGCCTTCCGTTACGCCTTCGGCGGTTGGGGGGCGCCGCTGGGGATCGAGCTCGCCGTGGACGGCACGGCGGCGGTGCTCGCCAGTTCCTTCGCCCTGGCTTCCGTCGGCATCGGCGTGCACGCCCTCGGCTATTTCCACGGCAGCGCCCGCGACGCCTTCTGGCCCCTCTGGCTCCTGGTCCAGACGGCCCTCGCCACCCTCGTCCTCACCGCCGATCTCTTCAACGCCTACGTGGCCTTCGAGATCCTGGGGCTCGCCGCGGTGGCCCTGGTCGCCCTCGGGCACGGCGCCGCCGCCACCACCGCGGCGATGCGCTACCTCCTCGTCGGCCTCCTCGGCTCGCTGGGCTACCTCGCGGGGATCGCGCTCCTCTACGCGCGGGTGGGGGTCCTCGATCTCACGGCAGCAGCGGCGGGTGTCGCCGTGCCGCCCCTGGCGCTGGGCCTCGCGGTGGCGGGGCTCGCCCTGAAGAGCGCGCTCTTTCCCGCCCACGGCTGGCTGCCACCTGCCCACGGCAGCGCGCCGGCGCCGGCCAGCGCCGCGCTCTCGGCGCTGGTGGTGAAGGGCTCCTTCGTGGTGGCGCTGCGGCTCTTCGGCACCCTCGCCCCCGCCAGCGGCGCGGCGCAGGTCGTGGCGGCCCTCGGCGGCGCCGCGGTCTTGTGGGGCTCGTGGCAGGCCCTGCTGCAGCAGCGCCTCAAGCAGGTGGTGGCCTATTCCACCGTGGCGCAGCTCGGCTACCTCTTCCTCGCCTTCGGCCTCGCCGGGCGGCAGGCGCTCGCCGGCGCGGTGGCCCTGGCCGCCTCCCACGCCTGCGCCAAGGCGGCGCTCTTCCTCGCAGCGGGAAACCTGCAGAAGGCCTTTGGCGACGACAGGCTCGATCGCCTCGCCGGCGCCTCCGCGCTCAGCCCGGCGAGCGTCTTTGCGCTGGCCGCTGGCGGCGTGAGCATCGTGGGCCTCCCGCCCTCGGGGGGATTCGTGGGCAAGTGGCTCCTCCTCGAGGCGGCGCTGGCGCAGGGCGTGTGGCCGGTCGCCGTCGTGCTCCTCGTCGGCGGCCTCCTCGCCGCCGGCTACCTGGTGCGCGTGCTTGCCCACCTCGTGCCAGCCGGCGCGCCCCCGCTCCACCACGTGCCCCGCTCGATGGAGCTCGCCGCCCTGGGCCTGGCGCTGGCGGCGATCGCCTTCGGCTTCACTGCCGCCCTCCCGCTCCGCCTGGTGATCGGGGAGGCGCCGTGA
- a CDS encoding complex I subunit 5 family protein — protein sequence MTGNDWLPVLVLLSSFVTGVAILLLPEERRATRSFLNLAGATVKVGLVAWMIAGIQAGERYQTRLALLPGLDLYFFTDGLTLLFATLSAVLWLLTTVYAIGYLADSHDQRRFFGFFSLCVTATMGVALAGNPITFLVFYELLTLSTWPLVIHEATPAALRGGRIYLTYTLAGGAVLFLATALLHATAGPVEFRPGGSLGPELLDAERARLLFALFVVGLGVKAALVPLHGWLPEAMVAPAPVSALLHAVAVVKAGAFGIVRVVYELFGVGYAAEIGVLHPLAIAASITIVYGSIRALGQENLKRRLAWSTVSQVSYITLGTALAGAITTTGGLVHLVHQGLMKITLFFCAGALAHGLGIHEIRELDGAGRKMPWTMAAFSVGAFGMIGTPPVAGFVSKWYLGVGAVAAGQRWAVVILVASTLLNAAYFLPLLHRAWFRQPAAGAREHAHGDPRLVVPPVTTALLSLAVGLAAGAAWSPLSWAEFVALGEFVR from the coding sequence GTGACCGGCAACGATTGGCTGCCGGTGCTGGTGCTCCTCAGCTCCTTCGTCACCGGCGTGGCGATCCTGCTCCTGCCCGAGGAGCGCCGCGCGACCCGCTCCTTTCTCAACCTCGCCGGCGCGACGGTGAAGGTGGGGCTGGTGGCGTGGATGATCGCGGGCATCCAGGCGGGCGAGCGCTACCAGACGCGGCTTGCGCTCCTGCCGGGGCTCGACCTCTACTTCTTCACCGACGGCCTCACGCTCCTCTTCGCCACGCTCTCGGCGGTGCTCTGGCTCCTCACCACCGTCTACGCCATCGGCTACCTGGCCGATTCCCACGACCAGCGCCGCTTCTTCGGCTTCTTCAGCCTCTGCGTCACCGCCACCATGGGCGTGGCGCTGGCGGGCAACCCGATCACCTTCCTCGTCTTCTACGAGCTCCTCACCCTCTCCACCTGGCCGCTGGTGATCCACGAGGCCACGCCCGCCGCGCTGCGGGGCGGCCGGATCTACCTCACCTACACCCTCGCCGGCGGCGCGGTCCTCTTCCTCGCCACCGCGCTGCTCCACGCCACCGCGGGCCCGGTGGAGTTCCGTCCCGGCGGCTCCCTCGGGCCGGAGCTCCTCGACGCGGAGCGCGCGCGCCTGCTCTTCGCCCTCTTCGTCGTCGGCCTCGGGGTGAAGGCGGCGCTGGTTCCGCTCCACGGCTGGCTCCCCGAGGCGATGGTTGCGCCGGCGCCGGTGAGCGCGCTCCTCCACGCGGTGGCGGTGGTGAAGGCGGGGGCCTTCGGGATCGTGCGCGTGGTCTACGAGCTCTTCGGCGTCGGCTACGCCGCGGAGATCGGCGTGCTCCACCCGCTGGCGATCGCCGCCTCGATCACCATCGTCTACGGCTCCATCCGCGCCCTCGGCCAGGAGAACCTCAAGCGCAGGCTGGCCTGGTCGACGGTGAGCCAGGTCTCGTACATCACCCTGGGCACGGCGCTCGCCGGCGCGATCACCACCACCGGCGGGCTCGTGCATCTCGTCCACCAGGGGCTGATGAAGATCACGCTCTTCTTCTGCGCCGGCGCGCTGGCCCACGGGCTGGGCATCCACGAGATCCGCGAGCTCGACGGGGCAGGCAGGAAGATGCCCTGGACGATGGCCGCCTTCTCCGTCGGGGCCTTCGGGATGATCGGCACGCCGCCGGTCGCAGGCTTCGTCTCCAAGTGGTACCTGGGCGTCGGCGCGGTGGCGGCGGGCCAGCGCTGGGCGGTGGTGATCCTCGTCGCCAGCACCCTCCTCAACGCTGCCTACTTCCTGCCGCTCCTCCATCGGGCGTGGTTCCGGCAGCCTGCCGCCGGCGCCAGGGAACACGCCCACGGCGATCCGCGCCTCGTCGTGCCGCCCGTCACCACGGCCCTCCTCTCCCTCGCCGTGGGCCTCGCCGCAGGCGCCGCCTGGAGCCCGCTCTCCTGGGCCGAGTTCGTCGCCCTCGGGGAGTTCGTGCGGTGA
- the rplU gene encoding 50S ribosomal protein L21, which yields MYAVIKTGGKQYRVKEGDTLRVEKLAGNPGDRVDFAEVLMIGDVEQPKIGMPVVQGATVEGNIVEQGRGRKVFAFRKRKEGWKRIRGHRQAFTAVKVTRIAH from the coding sequence ATGTACGCCGTGATCAAGACGGGCGGCAAGCAGTACCGGGTGAAGGAGGGTGACACCCTCCGCGTCGAGAAGCTCGCCGGCAATCCGGGTGACCGTGTCGACTTCGCCGAGGTGCTCATGATTGGCGACGTGGAGCAGCCGAAGATCGGCATGCCCGTCGTGCAGGGCGCCACGGTCGAGGGCAACATCGTGGAGCAGGGCCGCGGCCGCAAGGTCTTCGCCTTCCGCAAGCGCAAGGAAGGCTGGAAGCGCATCCGCGGTCACCGCCAGGCTTTCACCGCGGTCAAGGTCACCCGGATCGCCCACTGA
- a CDS encoding 3'(2'),5'-bisphosphate nucleotidase CysQ, producing MTARLAREIEIASRLAREAGRILLEVYDTDFEVIEKAADAGPVTIADKRANDHVVAALHAAFHGDGVVAEETKDTSDATRYERCWFVDPLDGTKEFIKHNGEFAVHIGLAIGGEARLGVVYRPVGDRLYAGVEGAGCFLETGGTRREVRIPQAAPESLRLVTSRSHRSKKLETIRAELGISEVLAMGSVGIKCGVLVEGDADLYVHASKVSSRWDSCAPEAVVRAAGGVFTDMAGERYRYDGSELRNLRGIVACSPAVLERALPVIQRVGREAGLI from the coding sequence ATGACCGCGCGCCTCGCCAGGGAGATCGAGATCGCCAGCCGGCTGGCCCGGGAGGCAGGCCGGATCCTCCTCGAGGTCTACGACACCGACTTCGAGGTGATCGAGAAGGCGGCAGACGCGGGACCGGTGACCATCGCGGACAAGCGGGCGAACGATCACGTGGTGGCAGCGCTCCACGCCGCCTTCCACGGCGACGGCGTGGTGGCGGAGGAGACGAAGGACACCTCCGACGCCACCCGCTACGAGCGCTGCTGGTTCGTCGATCCCCTCGACGGCACCAAGGAGTTCATCAAGCACAACGGTGAATTCGCGGTGCACATCGGCCTGGCGATCGGCGGCGAGGCGCGGCTCGGCGTGGTCTACAGGCCCGTGGGCGACAGGCTCTACGCCGGCGTCGAGGGCGCCGGCTGCTTCCTCGAGACCGGGGGGACGCGGCGCGAGGTGCGCATCCCGCAGGCGGCGCCGGAGTCGCTGCGGCTCGTGACCTCGCGCTCCCATCGCTCGAAGAAGCTGGAGACGATCCGGGCGGAGCTCGGCATCTCCGAGGTGCTGGCGATGGGTTCGGTGGGGATCAAATGCGGCGTGCTCGTCGAGGGCGACGCGGATCTCTACGTGCACGCCAGCAAGGTGAGCTCGCGCTGGGATTCCTGCGCGCCGGAGGCGGTGGTGCGCGCAGCGGGCGGCGTCTTCACCGACATGGCGGGGGAGCGCTACCGCTACGACGGCAGCGAGCTGCGGAACCTCCGCGGAATCGTGGCCTGCAGCCCGGCGGTGCTCGAGCGGGCGCTGCCGGTGATCCAGCGGGTCGGCCGCGAGGCCGGGCTGATCTGA
- a CDS encoding cation:proton antiporter, producing MIRDLLAVGFVLLGAFFFFAGTLGLLRFPDAFCRLHALSKADNAGLGFVVLGLLVRTTVLLEAVQLLAVWGLALLAGGVGSQLIATTIPKGRP from the coding sequence GTGATCCGCGACCTGCTCGCCGTGGGCTTCGTGCTCCTCGGCGCCTTCTTCTTTTTCGCCGGCACCCTGGGGCTGCTGCGCTTTCCCGACGCGTTCTGCAGGCTGCACGCGCTCTCCAAGGCGGACAACGCGGGCCTGGGCTTCGTCGTCCTCGGGCTGCTCGTCCGCACCACCGTGCTGCTGGAGGCGGTGCAGCTCCTCGCTGTCTGGGGCTTGGCGCTCCTCGCCGGCGGCGTGGGCAGCCAGCTCATCGCCACCACCATTCCGAAGGGGCGGCCGTGA
- a CDS encoding monovalent cation/H+ antiporter complex subunit F, with amino-acid sequence MSLFFGGAAAFVLLTVLGGLVRVARGPTSTDRMMTASLFASGGVAVLLLLGEVGPRHQLRDMALLVALLAALAAVVFATRRTR; translated from the coding sequence GTGAGCCTCTTCTTCGGCGGCGCCGCCGCCTTCGTCCTCCTCACCGTCCTCGGCGGCCTGGTGCGCGTGGCCCGCGGCCCCACCTCGACCGACCGGATGATGACCGCCTCGCTCTTCGCCAGCGGCGGCGTGGCGGTGCTCCTCCTCCTGGGCGAGGTCGGTCCCCGCCACCAGCTCCGGGACATGGCGTTGCTCGTCGCGCTCCTCGCCGCGCTCGCGGCGGTGGTCTTCGCCACCAGGAGGACGAGGTGA
- a CDS encoding Na(+)/H(+) antiporter subunit B, which yields MIVDWILALSIPALALASLGSANLFRGVVLFLSFGVLIAIAWARLGAVDVALAEVALGSGFTAALLVAARRWIGDDGGA from the coding sequence GTGATCGTCGACTGGATCCTCGCGCTCTCCATCCCCGCCCTCGCCCTGGCGAGCCTCGGCTCCGCCAACCTCTTCCGCGGCGTGGTGCTCTTCCTCTCCTTCGGCGTGCTCATCGCCATCGCCTGGGCGCGGCTCGGCGCCGTCGACGTGGCCCTCGCCGAGGTGGCGCTCGGCTCGGGCTTCACCGCGGCGCTGCTGGTGGCTGCCCGCCGCTGGATCGGAGACGACGGCGGTGCGTGA
- a CDS encoding outer membrane lipoprotein carrier protein LolA: MKKLLVAAAILATAASAYAADKAAPATAPKQEAQQPIGSIVARMQAFYEKTRGFDTRFEQSFRQGGMPSRFAGSTAQGRMRFRKPDGASGPLMRWDYADGRVLLLVGDKSWSYDPDTKQATEYRVDASNLSAAVTFLWGKGRIAEEFEIARATRTDLDGNGVALELTPKKQGQGFSQVFLVVDPATGAVRQSVVVQANGSENRISFVEPKLDASVEAGEFDPAKVFPAGTTLTRAAIPGQQ, translated from the coding sequence ATGAAGAAGCTCCTCGTCGCCGCAGCGATCCTCGCAACTGCCGCCAGCGCGTACGCTGCCGATAAGGCCGCGCCCGCGACGGCTCCGAAGCAGGAGGCCCAGCAGCCGATCGGCTCGATCGTGGCGCGGATGCAGGCCTTCTACGAGAAGACCCGGGGCTTCGACACCCGCTTCGAGCAGAGCTTCCGCCAGGGGGGTATGCCCTCCCGCTTCGCCGGATCGACGGCGCAGGGCCGGATGCGCTTCCGCAAGCCCGACGGCGCCAGCGGTCCGCTCATGCGCTGGGACTACGCCGACGGGCGGGTCCTCCTCCTGGTGGGGGACAAGAGCTGGAGCTACGACCCCGACACGAAGCAGGCGACGGAGTACCGCGTCGACGCCTCCAACCTCTCCGCTGCGGTGACCTTCCTCTGGGGCAAGGGCCGGATCGCCGAGGAGTTCGAGATCGCCCGGGCCACCCGCACCGATCTCGACGGAAACGGCGTCGCCCTCGAGCTCACCCCGAAGAAGCAGGGGCAGGGCTTCAGCCAGGTCTTCCTCGTGGTCGACCCCGCCACCGGCGCCGTGCGCCAGTCGGTGGTGGTGCAGGCCAACGGGAGCGAGAACCGGATCTCCTTCGTGGAGCCGAAGCTCGACGCCTCGGTGGAAGCAGGAGAGTTCGATCCGGCGAAGGTCTTCCCAGCCGGCACCACGCTCACCAGGGCGGCGATCCCCGGCCAGCAGTAG